In Providencia rettgeri, the following proteins share a genomic window:
- the cydC gene encoding heme ABC transporter ATP-binding protein/permease CydC — protein MKILLPFLALYRRHWFLITLGIILAIVTLLASIGLLTLSGWFLAGTAIAGFPGIYYFNYMLPAAGVRGAAIFRTAGRYGERLVSHDATFKVLAHLRVFAFSKVLPLSPGGISRFRQGELLNRLVADVETLDHLYLRVLSPIVTAFFVTFVLIFGLSYLDPRLAWTLGGIMLFLLFTMPFIFYRAGKPIGRELTELRGSYRTILTSALQGQAELTLFSATERFRQNLLNIEKKWQVRQQQQAALTGLSQAIILFASGITATLLLWMAAEHVGGDTKPGALIALFVFCALAAFEALGPVAVAFQHMGQVIASATRVSQLMTAKPEVTFPSESPSIATLEKLTVDNISFTYPEQPFAVLHNVSLTLNKGQHLALLGKTGCGKSTLLQLLTRAWDVDSGSIYLNDTPINEFSEKSLRNMMSVVPQRVHVFSDTLRNNLLLANEQASDVELNEVLQQVGLGNLLENELKLNAWMGEGGRQLSGGEQRRLGIARALLHNTPLILMDEPTEGLDAQTEQQILALLKEKCADKTLIVITHRMQGLEEMDNICVMDNGKIIEQGTHKALLAMQGQYYQFRQRHWAQQPL, from the coding sequence ATGAAAATTTTATTACCTTTCTTAGCCCTTTACCGCCGCCATTGGTTTTTAATTACGTTAGGCATCATATTAGCAATTGTGACCTTACTGGCGAGTATTGGTTTACTTACCCTTTCCGGTTGGTTTTTAGCTGGAACCGCAATTGCGGGGTTTCCGGGTATTTATTATTTTAATTACATGTTACCCGCGGCGGGTGTCCGTGGTGCTGCGATTTTTCGTACCGCAGGCCGTTATGGAGAACGCTTAGTTAGCCACGATGCGACCTTTAAGGTGCTTGCTCATTTACGAGTTTTTGCTTTTAGTAAAGTATTGCCCCTTTCGCCGGGTGGAATCAGTCGTTTTCGCCAAGGGGAGTTACTCAATCGTCTGGTCGCTGACGTAGAGACCCTAGATCACCTCTATTTACGTGTATTATCGCCGATCGTTACGGCCTTTTTTGTTACCTTTGTCCTTATTTTTGGTTTAAGTTATCTTGACCCTCGTCTTGCGTGGACTCTTGGTGGCATCATGCTGTTTTTACTGTTTACCATGCCATTTATATTTTATCGTGCAGGAAAGCCCATTGGCCGTGAGCTAACCGAATTGCGTGGAAGTTATCGCACTATTTTAACCTCGGCACTGCAAGGACAAGCTGAGTTAACATTATTTAGTGCCACAGAACGTTTTCGCCAAAATTTGCTTAACATTGAAAAAAAATGGCAAGTACGCCAACAGCAGCAAGCGGCACTCACTGGGTTATCTCAAGCCATTATTTTGTTTGCCTCTGGGATCACTGCAACACTGCTCCTTTGGATGGCAGCTGAACATGTAGGGGGCGATACTAAACCGGGGGCACTGATTGCTTTATTTGTTTTCTGTGCGTTGGCCGCTTTCGAAGCATTAGGCCCTGTTGCTGTTGCCTTCCAACATATGGGGCAAGTGATTGCGTCTGCGACCCGCGTTTCTCAGTTAATGACCGCGAAACCTGAGGTGACGTTCCCAAGTGAAAGTCCATCAATCGCAACATTAGAAAAACTGACTGTCGATAATATTTCATTTACCTACCCAGAACAGCCATTTGCTGTTCTTCACAATGTGTCTTTAACGTTAAATAAAGGCCAACACCTTGCTTTATTAGGTAAAACGGGCTGCGGTAAATCAACGCTACTCCAATTATTAACCCGTGCTTGGGATGTCGATAGCGGCAGTATTTACTTAAATGACACGCCTATTAACGAATTTAGCGAAAAATCGTTACGTAATATGATGTCTGTTGTGCCACAACGGGTTCATGTCTTTAGTGATACATTACGCAATAATTTATTACTCGCCAATGAACAAGCGTCTGATGTCGAATTAAACGAAGTATTACAGCAAGTTGGCTTAGGTAATTTATTAGAAAACGAATTAAAGCTTAATGCGTGGATGGGTGAAGGCGGTAGACAACTTTCTGGAGGGGAACAACGCCGCTTAGGCATTGCTCGTGCGCTGTTACATAACACACCATTAATTCTAATGGATGAACCAACAGAAGGGCTTGATGCACAAACTGAACAACAGATTTTAGCGCTACTCAAAGAAAAATGTGCTGATAAGACATTAATTGTCATTACTCACCGTATGCAGGGCTTAGAGGAAATGGATAACATTTGTGTGATGGATAATGGTAAAATCATCGAACAAGGTACCCATAAAGCGCTGTTAGCTATGCAAGGCCAGTATTATCAGTTCCGCCAGCGCCACTGGGCACAGCAACCGCTCTGA
- the clpS gene encoding ATP-dependent Clp protease adapter ClpS, with translation MSDFLGTFKTDVVFKDEIEQTLQPPSMYKVLLNNDDYTPMDFVVEVLQKYFSFDEERATQIMLDVHIQGKGVCGIFTAEVAETKAAQVNIFAREHEYPLLCTIEKV, from the coding sequence ATGAGTGATTTTCTAGGCACATTTAAAACTGACGTCGTTTTTAAAGATGAAATAGAGCAAACCTTACAGCCGCCATCGATGTATAAGGTGCTATTAAATAATGACGATTACACGCCGATGGATTTTGTTGTTGAAGTGTTACAAAAATACTTTTCTTTTGATGAAGAACGCGCTACACAGATAATGTTAGATGTCCATATTCAAGGAAAGGGAGTTTGTGGAATTTTTACTGCAGAGGTTGCTGAAACTAAAGCGGCGCAAGTCAATATTTTTGCTCGTGAACATGAGTACCCTTTGCTTTGCACTATAGAGAAAGTCTAA
- the clpA gene encoding ATP-dependent Clp protease ATP-binding subunit ClpA produces the protein MLNQELELSLNVAFTKAKDSRHEFMTVEHLLLALLSNISAREALDACKVDLVALRQELEHFIAQTTPLLPENDSRDTQPTLSFQRVLQRAVFHVQSSGRNEVSGANVLVAIFSEQESQAAYLLRKHDVSRLDVVNYISHGTIKGEESSPEQDISSNSVQNEEQPVSEDHMDNFTTNLNQQAKKGNIDPLVGRQAELERTIQVLCRRRKNNPLLVGESGVGKTAIAEGLAWRIEQDDVPDVMKGCTIYSLDIGSLLAGTKYRGDFEKRFKALLKMLEKDPKSILFIDEIHTIIGAGAASGGQVDAANLIKPLLSSGRIRVIGSTTYQEFGSIFEKDRALARRFQKIDIVEPTPEETIRIINGLKPKYEAHHDVRYTAKAIQAAVDLSIKYITDRHLPDKAIDVIDEAGARTRLVAPSKRKKTIGVPEIETVVARIARIPEKTVSSSDKDKLKTLDSRLKMLVFGQDKAIDSLSEAIKMNRAGLGLENKPVGSFLFAGPTGVGKTEVTVQLAKALDIKLLRFDMSEYMERHTVSRLIGAPPGYVGFDQGGLLTDAVIKHPHSVVLLDEIEKAHPDVFNILLQVMDHGTLTDNNGRKADFRNVVVVMTTNAGVQETQRRSIGFAEQDNSTDAMSEIKKAFSPEFRNRLDGIIWFNALTPEIITQVVDKFIVELQVQLDEKGVSIEVSAAARRWLCEKGYDKAMGARPMARTIQDNLKKPLANELLFGSLTNGGSVSIGLDEKSNTLTYNFSSVHKASPEDAVF, from the coding sequence ATGCTCAATCAAGAACTAGAGCTTAGTTTAAACGTAGCTTTTACGAAAGCGAAAGACAGTCGCCATGAGTTTATGACTGTAGAGCACCTATTGCTGGCGTTACTGAGTAATATCTCTGCGCGCGAAGCTTTAGATGCTTGTAAGGTTGATCTTGTTGCATTACGTCAAGAACTTGAACACTTCATCGCGCAAACTACACCTTTGTTACCCGAAAATGATAGCAGAGACACCCAGCCTACGTTGAGTTTTCAGCGTGTATTACAGCGCGCTGTTTTTCATGTGCAATCCTCTGGGCGCAACGAAGTCAGCGGTGCAAATGTATTAGTGGCGATTTTTAGTGAGCAAGAGTCCCAAGCTGCGTACTTATTACGGAAACATGATGTTAGCCGCTTAGATGTGGTTAATTATATTTCTCATGGCACGATAAAAGGCGAAGAGTCGTCACCAGAACAAGATATCTCCTCTAATAGCGTGCAAAATGAAGAACAGCCGGTCTCTGAAGACCATATGGACAACTTTACGACTAACCTGAACCAACAGGCCAAGAAGGGGAATATCGACCCGCTGGTAGGGCGTCAGGCCGAATTAGAGCGTACGATTCAAGTACTGTGTCGCCGTCGTAAAAATAACCCATTATTAGTTGGTGAATCAGGTGTTGGTAAAACGGCTATTGCCGAAGGGTTAGCGTGGCGTATTGAGCAAGATGACGTACCTGACGTCATGAAAGGCTGCACAATTTATTCATTAGATATTGGTTCATTACTGGCAGGAACCAAATACCGTGGTGACTTTGAGAAACGCTTCAAAGCATTACTGAAAATGCTGGAAAAAGATCCAAAAAGCATTTTATTTATTGATGAAATTCACACGATCATCGGTGCAGGAGCAGCATCTGGCGGGCAAGTTGACGCGGCTAACTTAATTAAGCCATTACTATCAAGCGGGCGCATTCGTGTTATTGGTTCAACAACATACCAAGAATTCGGCAGTATTTTTGAGAAAGACAGAGCGCTGGCGCGTCGTTTCCAGAAAATTGATATTGTAGAGCCAACACCAGAAGAAACAATTCGTATCATCAATGGGTTAAAACCTAAGTATGAAGCGCACCATGATGTGCGTTATACCGCAAAAGCAATTCAAGCAGCGGTAGATTTATCTATTAAATATATCACTGATAGGCATTTGCCAGATAAAGCCATTGACGTGATTGATGAAGCAGGGGCACGAACGCGACTGGTTGCACCGAGTAAGCGTAAAAAAACCATTGGCGTGCCTGAAATTGAAACTGTCGTGGCACGTATCGCTCGCATCCCTGAAAAAACCGTATCTTCCAGCGATAAAGACAAGCTCAAGACACTTGATTCACGTTTGAAAATGTTAGTTTTTGGGCAAGACAAAGCGATAGATTCGTTGTCTGAAGCTATCAAAATGAATCGGGCAGGTCTAGGGTTAGAAAATAAACCGGTGGGCTCTTTCTTATTTGCTGGGCCGACGGGGGTAGGTAAAACCGAAGTGACCGTCCAGTTAGCGAAAGCGTTGGATATCAAATTGCTGCGATTTGATATGTCTGAATATATGGAGCGTCACACGGTTAGCCGCTTAATTGGCGCGCCTCCTGGCTATGTTGGGTTTGATCAGGGTGGCTTACTGACGGATGCCGTTATTAAACACCCGCATTCAGTGGTGTTGCTGGATGAAATCGAAAAAGCCCATCCTGATGTGTTTAATATCCTATTGCAGGTCATGGATCACGGTACTTTAACGGATAACAACGGCCGTAAGGCGGATTTCCGTAATGTTGTTGTGGTAATGACAACTAATGCAGGGGTACAAGAAACTCAGCGTCGTTCTATTGGCTTTGCAGAGCAAGATAATAGCACTGATGCGATGTCTGAGATCAAAAAGGCGTTCTCACCAGAGTTTCGTAACCGCCTTGATGGCATCATTTGGTTTAACGCATTAACCCCAGAAATTATTACGCAGGTCGTTGATAAATTTATAGTGGAATTACAAGTACAACTTGATGAAAAGGGTGTATCAATTGAAGTTAGCGCCGCGGCTCGCCGCTGGTTGTGTGAGAAAGGCTATGATAAAGCAATGGGTGCCCGACCTATGGCTCGCACCATTCAGGACAACCTGAAAAAACCATTAGCAAACGAGCTGCTATTTGGTTCATTAACGAATGGTGGCTCTGTAAGTATCGGGCTTGATGAAAAAAGTAACACACTGACATACAACTTCAGTAGCGTGCACAAGGCCTCTCCGGAGGATGCGGTATTCTGA
- the aat gene encoding leucyl/phenylalanyl-tRNA--protein transferase, whose amino-acid sequence MYQLDDDSYLFPPVSEAMREPNGLLAIGGDLSSKRLQAAYYDGIFPWFNPGEMPLWWSPDPRAVLMVGELHISRSMKKVLKKQTYRITVNHAFKQVIAACSIRQEGTWILPEVQDGYLALHQAGMAHSIEAWYGDKLVGGLYGVNMGHLFCGESMFSRMNDASKFAFITFYFHFLRYNGQLFDCQVLNHHTASMGAKEISRRDFLHILYRWRDKAIDPACWLPQSIEIPPIFE is encoded by the coding sequence ATGTACCAATTAGATGATGACTCCTATTTATTCCCTCCTGTGTCTGAAGCGATGCGGGAGCCCAATGGCTTATTAGCGATTGGCGGAGATCTTTCATCAAAAAGGCTGCAAGCTGCTTATTATGATGGTATCTTTCCTTGGTTTAATCCTGGAGAGATGCCTTTATGGTGGTCTCCAGACCCTAGAGCCGTACTCATGGTTGGTGAACTCCATATTAGCCGGTCAATGAAGAAAGTTTTAAAAAAGCAGACTTATCGCATTACTGTTAACCATGCATTCAAGCAAGTTATTGCAGCTTGTTCTATACGCCAAGAAGGCACATGGATTTTACCCGAAGTTCAAGATGGGTATTTAGCACTACACCAAGCAGGTATGGCGCATTCCATTGAAGCTTGGTATGGCGATAAACTCGTTGGAGGCCTGTATGGCGTGAACATGGGGCACCTGTTTTGTGGGGAATCTATGTTTAGCAGAATGAATGATGCATCTAAATTTGCTTTTATTACATTCTATTTTCATTTTTTGCGCTATAATGGGCAGCTTTTTGATTGTCAGGTACTTAACCACCATACTGCCTCGATGGGCGCGAAAGAGATATCCCGTAGGGATTTTTTACATATTCTTTACCGGTGGCGTGACAAAGCGATTGACCCCGCCTGCTGGTTACCGCAATCGATTGAAATACCGCCAATTTTCGAGTAA
- the infA gene encoding translation initiation factor IF-1, translated as MAKEDNIEMQGTVLDTLPNTMFRVELENGHVVTAHISGKMRKNYIRILTGDKVTVELTPYDLSKGRIIFRSR; from the coding sequence ATGGCCAAAGAAGACAATATTGAAATGCAGGGCACAGTTTTAGATACCCTGCCAAACACAATGTTCCGTGTTGAACTGGAAAACGGTCACGTGGTGACTGCTCATATTTCTGGAAAAATGCGTAAAAACTATATCCGCATCCTGACAGGCGACAAGGTAACTGTAGAGTTAACACCTTATGACCTGAGCAAAGGCCGAATCATTTTCCGTAGCCGTTGA
- the cydD gene encoding heme ABC transporter permease/ATP-binding protein CydD, which produces MDKSRQTELVRWLKQHSAPAKRWLRISMLLGILSGLLIIAQAWFLAVILQALIMDNVPREQLLTPFMLLICVFVLRAIVTYIRERVGFRCGQVVRQEIRTMVLDKLQEVGPVWVKGKPAGSWATIILEQIEDMQDYYSRYLPQMYLAGIIPIMILIAIFPFNWAAALILFVTAPLIPIFMALVGLGAADANRRNFIALGRLSGSFLDRLRGLDTLRLFFREKAEIKQIRESTEDFRSRTMEVLRMAFLSSGVLEFFASISIAVVAVYFGFSYLGEMNFGSYGLPVTLFAGFLALILSPEFFQPLRDLGTYYHAKAQAVGAAETLETLLSSDGEQSAQQGTQTLSDEAIYIQAKQLEILSHDGVRLAGPLDFNIEPQQRIAIVGQSGAGKSSLLNLLLGFLPYRGSITVNGIELRELCPDKWRELLGWVGQNPHLPEQTLVENICLGKPNATEAEIQQAIDNAYVSEFLAHLPDGLNTKLGDYAARLSVGQAQRVAVARTLLKPSRMLLLDEPAASLDSHSEQRVMQALNQLSSQQTTLLVTHLLEETLDYDQIWVMANGQIIQQGNYTQLSQSEGTFAQLLAHRSEEL; this is translated from the coding sequence ATGGATAAATCAAGACAGACTGAATTGGTACGTTGGTTAAAACAACACAGTGCCCCTGCCAAGCGCTGGTTGCGGATCTCTATGTTACTAGGCATTTTGAGCGGATTACTGATTATTGCTCAAGCCTGGTTCTTAGCTGTTATCTTACAAGCATTGATTATGGATAACGTTCCTCGAGAACAGCTATTAACCCCTTTTATGCTTTTGATCTGCGTTTTCGTCTTACGCGCAATTGTCACTTATATACGAGAACGTGTTGGCTTTCGTTGTGGCCAAGTTGTACGCCAAGAAATACGCACCATGGTACTCGATAAACTTCAAGAAGTTGGCCCTGTGTGGGTAAAAGGTAAGCCTGCGGGCAGTTGGGCTACGATTATTCTTGAACAAATTGAAGACATGCAAGATTACTATTCACGCTATCTTCCCCAAATGTATTTAGCTGGGATCATCCCCATTATGATCCTGATTGCTATTTTCCCATTTAACTGGGCGGCCGCCCTTATTTTATTTGTCACTGCCCCGCTGATCCCGATTTTTATGGCATTAGTCGGCTTAGGTGCGGCAGACGCTAACCGTCGTAATTTTATTGCATTAGGCCGTTTAAGTGGCAGTTTTCTTGATAGGTTACGAGGCCTAGATACCTTACGGTTATTTTTTCGTGAAAAAGCAGAAATTAAGCAAATTCGCGAGTCAACAGAGGATTTTCGTTCCAGAACAATGGAAGTACTCAGAATGGCATTTCTGTCTTCAGGCGTACTTGAGTTTTTTGCGTCAATTTCGATTGCTGTTGTTGCCGTCTATTTTGGATTTTCCTATCTTGGCGAAATGAACTTTGGTAGCTATGGTTTGCCTGTCACACTGTTTGCTGGTTTTCTTGCACTGATACTTTCGCCAGAGTTTTTCCAACCATTGCGTGATCTTGGTACGTACTACCACGCCAAAGCGCAAGCTGTTGGTGCCGCTGAAACACTCGAAACGTTATTAAGCAGTGATGGAGAACAAAGCGCTCAACAAGGCACCCAAACTCTGAGCGATGAGGCTATCTATATTCAAGCTAAACAGTTAGAAATTTTATCCCATGACGGTGTACGCCTTGCAGGGCCGTTAGATTTCAATATTGAACCACAACAGCGTATTGCCATTGTGGGCCAAAGTGGCGCAGGAAAAAGCTCATTACTGAATTTATTGTTAGGTTTTTTACCTTATCGCGGCTCTATCACCGTAAATGGTATTGAACTTCGTGAATTATGCCCTGATAAATGGCGTGAATTACTGGGTTGGGTTGGGCAAAACCCTCACCTTCCAGAGCAAACACTGGTTGAAAACATCTGTTTAGGCAAGCCAAATGCTACAGAGGCAGAAATTCAACAGGCTATTGATAATGCCTATGTTTCCGAATTCTTAGCCCATTTGCCTGACGGTCTAAATACCAAACTCGGTGACTATGCTGCCCGTCTTTCAGTCGGCCAAGCTCAGCGAGTTGCCGTTGCTCGAACCCTGTTGAAACCCTCTCGTATGCTACTTTTAGATGAGCCCGCCGCAAGCTTAGACTCCCACAGTGAGCAACGTGTCATGCAGGCACTTAACCAGCTATCAAGCCAGCAAACGACCCTCTTAGTCACCCATTTACTGGAAGAAACCCTTGATTACGACCAAATTTGGGTAATGGCTAATGGGCAAATCATTCAACAAGGTAATTACACACAATTGAGTCAGTCAGAAGGCACTTTTGCCCAGTTACTTGCCCACCGCAGTGAGGAGCTTTGA
- the lrp gene encoding leucine-responsive transcriptional regulator Lrp, whose protein sequence is MIDNKKRPGKDLDRIDRNILNELQKDGRISNVELSKRVGLSPTPCLERVRRLERQGFISGYTALLNPHYLDASLLVFVEITLNRGAADVFEQFNTAVQKLEEIQECHLVSGDFDYLLKTRVPDMSAYRKLLGETLLRLPGVNDTRTYVVMEEVKQSNRLVIKTR, encoded by the coding sequence ATGATTGACAATAAAAAGCGTCCTGGCAAAGACCTTGACCGTATCGACAGGAATATATTAAACGAGCTACAAAAAGACGGGCGAATTTCTAACGTAGAATTATCTAAACGAGTGGGGCTATCACCAACACCTTGTTTAGAGCGTGTACGTCGTCTTGAGAGACAAGGATTTATCTCTGGCTATACGGCGTTATTAAACCCACACTACTTAGATGCATCTTTGCTTGTATTTGTTGAGATTACACTCAACCGTGGCGCTGCAGATGTGTTTGAGCAATTCAACACTGCAGTTCAAAAACTGGAAGAAATTCAAGAATGTCACTTAGTTTCTGGTGACTTTGACTACTTGTTGAAAACGCGTGTGCCTGATATGTCCGCATATCGTAAACTTTTAGGTGAAACTCTGTTACGTTTACCAGGCGTGAACGATACTCGCACCTATGTCGTTATGGAAGAAGTTAAACAAAGCAATCGTTTAGTGATCAAAACTCGCTAA
- the trxB gene encoding thioredoxin-disulfide reductase: MSTTTHRKLIILGSGPAGYTAAVYAARANLNPALITGVEKGGQLTTTTDVENWPGDPEGLTGPGLMERMHEHAAKFETEIISDHIQKVDLKQRPFRLIGDENEYTCDALIIATGASARYIGLPSEEAFKGRGVSACATCDGFFYRNQKVAVVGGGNTAVEEALYLSNIASEVHLIHRRDSFRAEKILINRLMDKVENGNIILHTDRTLNEVLGDDMGVTGVRLECTKTHTTEDIPVMGAFIAIGHSPNTGIFAGQLDLDNGYIKVQSGTQGNATQTSVEGVFAAGDVMDHIYRQAITSAGTGCMAALDAERYLDGLASK, encoded by the coding sequence ATGAGCACAACAACACATCGCAAGTTAATCATTCTTGGTTCTGGCCCTGCGGGCTATACTGCAGCAGTTTATGCCGCACGTGCAAACTTAAACCCAGCTTTGATTACTGGGGTGGAAAAAGGCGGTCAATTGACCACCACAACTGACGTTGAAAACTGGCCTGGTGACCCAGAAGGTTTAACTGGTCCAGGGCTTATGGAACGCATGCATGAGCACGCAGCAAAATTTGAAACCGAAATCATTTCTGACCATATCCAAAAAGTGGACTTAAAACAACGTCCTTTCCGTTTAATTGGCGATGAAAATGAATATACCTGTGACGCTTTGATTATTGCAACAGGGGCTTCCGCGCGTTATATCGGTCTGCCTTCAGAAGAAGCGTTCAAAGGCCGTGGCGTTTCAGCTTGTGCAACCTGTGATGGTTTTTTCTATCGTAACCAAAAAGTCGCTGTCGTTGGCGGTGGAAACACAGCGGTAGAAGAAGCATTGTATCTTTCTAATATCGCTTCAGAAGTGCATCTTATTCATCGTCGTGATAGTTTCCGTGCAGAAAAAATCCTTATCAATCGTTTAATGGATAAAGTTGAAAACGGTAATATTATTCTGCATACAGACCGTACATTAAATGAAGTATTAGGTGATGATATGGGCGTAACCGGTGTGCGTTTAGAGTGTACTAAAACACATACAACTGAAGATATCCCTGTCATGGGGGCGTTTATTGCCATCGGCCACAGCCCAAATACAGGCATCTTTGCAGGGCAACTAGATTTAGATAACGGTTATATTAAAGTACAATCTGGCACCCAAGGTAATGCAACTCAAACCTCTGTTGAAGGTGTGTTTGCTGCAGGTGATGTCATGGACCATATATACCGCCAAGCAATTACGTCTGCGGGCACAGGTTGTATGGCAGCCTTAGATGCCGAACGTTATCTAGATGGTTTAGCATCTAAATAA